A portion of the Symphalangus syndactylus isolate Jambi chromosome 13, NHGRI_mSymSyn1-v2.1_pri, whole genome shotgun sequence genome contains these proteins:
- the SELPLG gene encoding P-selectin glycoprotein ligand 1 isoform X1 — protein MAVGASGLEGDKMAGAMPLQLLLLLILLGPGSSLQLWDTWADEAEKALGPLLARDRRQATDYEYLDYDSLPETEPPETLSNSTDTAPLTGPATPESTTVEPAARRSTGLDAGGAVTELTTELANMGNLSTDLAAMEVQTTQPAATEAQTTQPVAMEAQTTPLAATEAQTTRLVATEAQTTPLAATEAQTTRLVATEAQTTPLAATEAQTTPPAATEAQTTQPTATEAQTTAPAATEAQTTPPAAMEAQTTQHTATEAQTTAPAAMEAQTTPLAITEAQTSQPTATEAQTTPLAAMEAPSTEPNATEALSMEPTTKRGLFIPFSVSSVTHKGIPMAASNLSINHPVGPPDHISVKQCLLAILILALVATIFFVCTVVLAVRLSRKGHMYPVRNYSPTEMVCISSLLPDGGEGPSATANGGLPKAKSQGLTPEPREDREGDDLTLHSFLP, from the exons ATGGCAGTGGGGGCCAGTGGTCTAGAAGGAGATAAGATGGCTG GTGCCATGCCTCTGCAACTCCTCCTGCTGCTGATCCTACTGGGCCCTGGCAGCAGCTTGCAGCTGTGGGACACCTGGGCAGATGAAGCAGAGAAAGCCTTGGGTCCCCTGCTTGCCCGGGACCGGAGACAGGCCACCGACTATGAGTACCTGGATTATGATTCCCTGCCAGAAACGGAGCCTCCAGAAACACTGAGCAACAGCACTGACACCGCTCCTCTGACTGGGCCTGCAACCCCTGAGTCTACCACTGTGGAGCCTGCTGCAAGGCGTTCTACTGGCCTGGATGCAGGAGGGGCAGTCACAGAGCTGACCACGgagctggccaacatggggaaccTGTCCACGGATTTGGCAGCTATGGAGGTACAGACCACTCAACCAGCAGCCACAGAGGCACAGACCACTCAACCAGTGGCCATGGAGGCACAGACCACTCCACTGGCAGCCACAGAGGCACAGACAACTCGACTGGTGGCCACGGAGGCACAGACCACTCCACTGGCAGCCACAGAGGCACAGACAACTCGACTGGTGGCCACGGAGGCACAGACCACTCCACTGGCAGCCACAGAGGCACAGACCACTCCACCAGCAGCCACGGAGGCACAGACCACTCAACCCACAGCCACGGAGGCACAGACCACTGCACCAGCAGCCACGGAGGCACAGACCACTCCACCAGCAGCCATGGAAGCACAGACCACACAACACACAGCCACAGAGGCACAGACCACTGCACCAGCAGCCATGGAGGCACAGACCACTCCTCTGGCAATCACAGAGGCACAGACCTCTCAACCCACAGCCACGGAGGCACAGACCACTCCACTGGCAGCCATGGAGGCCCCGTCCACAGAACCCAATGCCACAGAGGCCCTGTCCATGGAACCTACTACCAAAAGgggtctgttcatacccttttcTGTGTCCTCTGTTACTCATAAGGGCATTCCCATGGCAGCCAGCAATTTGTCCATCAACCACCCAGTGGGGCCCCCAGACCACATCTCTGTAAAGCAGTGCCTGCTGGCCATCCTAATCTTGGCACTGGTGGCCACTATCTTCTTCGTGTGCACTGTGGTGCTGGCAGTCCGCCTCTCCCGCAAGGGCCACATGTACCCCGTGCGTAATTACTCCCCCACCGAGATGGTCTGCATCTCATCCCTGTTGCCTGATGGGGGTGAGGGGCCCTCCGCCACAGCCAATGGGGGCCTGCCCAAGGCCAAGAGCCAGGGCCTGACGCCAGAGCCCAGGGAGGACCGTGAGGGGGATGACCTCACCCTGCACAGCTTCCTCCCCTAG
- the SELPLG gene encoding P-selectin glycoprotein ligand 1 isoform X2 — protein MPLQLLLLLILLGPGSSLQLWDTWADEAEKALGPLLARDRRQATDYEYLDYDSLPETEPPETLSNSTDTAPLTGPATPESTTVEPAARRSTGLDAGGAVTELTTELANMGNLSTDLAAMEVQTTQPAATEAQTTQPVAMEAQTTPLAATEAQTTRLVATEAQTTPLAATEAQTTRLVATEAQTTPLAATEAQTTPPAATEAQTTQPTATEAQTTAPAATEAQTTPPAAMEAQTTQHTATEAQTTAPAAMEAQTTPLAITEAQTSQPTATEAQTTPLAAMEAPSTEPNATEALSMEPTTKRGLFIPFSVSSVTHKGIPMAASNLSINHPVGPPDHISVKQCLLAILILALVATIFFVCTVVLAVRLSRKGHMYPVRNYSPTEMVCISSLLPDGGEGPSATANGGLPKAKSQGLTPEPREDREGDDLTLHSFLP, from the coding sequence ATGCCTCTGCAACTCCTCCTGCTGCTGATCCTACTGGGCCCTGGCAGCAGCTTGCAGCTGTGGGACACCTGGGCAGATGAAGCAGAGAAAGCCTTGGGTCCCCTGCTTGCCCGGGACCGGAGACAGGCCACCGACTATGAGTACCTGGATTATGATTCCCTGCCAGAAACGGAGCCTCCAGAAACACTGAGCAACAGCACTGACACCGCTCCTCTGACTGGGCCTGCAACCCCTGAGTCTACCACTGTGGAGCCTGCTGCAAGGCGTTCTACTGGCCTGGATGCAGGAGGGGCAGTCACAGAGCTGACCACGgagctggccaacatggggaaccTGTCCACGGATTTGGCAGCTATGGAGGTACAGACCACTCAACCAGCAGCCACAGAGGCACAGACCACTCAACCAGTGGCCATGGAGGCACAGACCACTCCACTGGCAGCCACAGAGGCACAGACAACTCGACTGGTGGCCACGGAGGCACAGACCACTCCACTGGCAGCCACAGAGGCACAGACAACTCGACTGGTGGCCACGGAGGCACAGACCACTCCACTGGCAGCCACAGAGGCACAGACCACTCCACCAGCAGCCACGGAGGCACAGACCACTCAACCCACAGCCACGGAGGCACAGACCACTGCACCAGCAGCCACGGAGGCACAGACCACTCCACCAGCAGCCATGGAAGCACAGACCACACAACACACAGCCACAGAGGCACAGACCACTGCACCAGCAGCCATGGAGGCACAGACCACTCCTCTGGCAATCACAGAGGCACAGACCTCTCAACCCACAGCCACGGAGGCACAGACCACTCCACTGGCAGCCATGGAGGCCCCGTCCACAGAACCCAATGCCACAGAGGCCCTGTCCATGGAACCTACTACCAAAAGgggtctgttcatacccttttcTGTGTCCTCTGTTACTCATAAGGGCATTCCCATGGCAGCCAGCAATTTGTCCATCAACCACCCAGTGGGGCCCCCAGACCACATCTCTGTAAAGCAGTGCCTGCTGGCCATCCTAATCTTGGCACTGGTGGCCACTATCTTCTTCGTGTGCACTGTGGTGCTGGCAGTCCGCCTCTCCCGCAAGGGCCACATGTACCCCGTGCGTAATTACTCCCCCACCGAGATGGTCTGCATCTCATCCCTGTTGCCTGATGGGGGTGAGGGGCCCTCCGCCACAGCCAATGGGGGCCTGCCCAAGGCCAAGAGCCAGGGCCTGACGCCAGAGCCCAGGGAGGACCGTGAGGGGGATGACCTCACCCTGCACAGCTTCCTCCCCTAG